A single genomic interval of Drosophila virilis strain 15010-1051.87 chromosome 2, Dvir_AGI_RSII-ME, whole genome shotgun sequence harbors:
- the LOC6632551 gene encoding uncharacterized protein — protein MSRALIAIGLLVLFTIAAANENQLPDDVLHLAYNPTYDLWYFNPRGRPDKVTDNIKNAYNERRPGGVCYLPDDIWFYCRTGEKISE, from the exons ATGAGTCGTGCTCTTATTGCAATTGGCCTCTTGGTGCTGTTCACAATAGCCGCAGCCAATGAAAA CCAACTACCGGACGACGTGCTCCATCTGGCCTATAATCCCACATATGATCTCTGGTATTTTAATCCCAGAGGCAGACCCGATAAAGTAACTGACAACATCAAGAATGCCTATAACGAACGCAGACCTGGTGGCGTTTGTTACCTGCCCGACGATATTTGGTTCTACTGTAGAACCGGCGAGAAAATTAGTGAATAA